GCCGTCCCACGGCGGTACTGGCCTGCGAGGACGGCACCGTACACCTGCTCGATCTTGAGAGCCGCCGGCTGACCGCCTCCTCGGCGGTGCCTCTGCCCTCCCAGGCGGAGGCGGCGGGCGAGGCACCCGGCTCCACGTCGGCGCCGCCGTTCACCACCTTGCACACCCACGCCTACACCGACGGTGCCGTCACCGCGGTTCTGGGCGCACCGGACGGGTCCGTGCACGTGTGCGACGTAACGGCGCCGCCCGGAGCACCAAGCACCGGCCATACCCGGCCCGTTACGGCCGCGGCCTGCCTCGGGGGCGAGGACCGGTCGCGATACGTGGTGACCGCGAGCACCGACAGGACGGTTCGGATCTGGCGGATGGACACGGGGGCGAGCGCACTGCCTCCGCTCACGGACGGCGTCTCGGCATTCACCGGCGTGGCCGCCGCCTCCGTCGACGGCCGACTGCTCGCGTTGACCCGGGCCGCCAACCGCCCGGCGGAGGTGTGGGACCTGTCCAGCGGCATGTCGATGGACCGGCAGTCGCCCCGCTGGCCCGTGGCGGAGACCGTCGGCCGGTACGACGGCCGCCCGGTCGCCGTCACCGCCGGCCGTACGCACCACGTGGACGTGTGGGACCTGATCACCGGTGTCTCGTTGCTCCGGCTCGAACAGGGCCCGGGCCCGATTCCGGTGACGGCGCTCGCGTGCGCTCCCGGGGACGGAGCGCTCGCCGTGGTCGCCGCACGGGCGAACGGCTCGGCCGCGATGTGGCGCGACGGCAGCCACCGGAACCCCCACGAGCTGCGGGAGGGCTGGGAGGCGGTCGCGGTTGCCTGTGTCCGCGTGGGAGGTGACCCCGTGGCCCTCATCGCATGCGACGACGCTGTGATCCGGGCCTGGGACGGCACCGACACGGTCACCGTGGCCCGCTGGGAACAACGGCACGGCGAGCCGGAGACGTCCGCGACGGCGATTCGGGCGAACCGGGTCACCGCACTTGCGGCACGGGTCGTGGACGGGCGGCTGTTGTGCGCGGTGGGGGCCGGCGACGGGCGGGTGACGGTGTGGGAGGCGCACGCCGGGGCCTGGCCGCTTCCCGCGTGCGACGCCGCCGACTCGTTCGCCATGCCCGGCGGCGCACCGGTCACCGCGCTGGTCTTCGCCGCCGACGGACGCCTCGTGGTCTGCGCGGAAACGGACGTCCATGTCTTCGGCACCTCGCCGGCACCCGAGCCGGCCGATGGCCCGAAGAGGGCCACGCGCCGGTTCCCGACACCCCGGACGACCGGCTCCGGTAGCAGCGGGGGCCGGTCGACGGCGGCTGCCGGGCGGGACGTTCCGGGCCGGCCCCGGGGACTGTCCGGACCGTAGCGCCCGGGTTCGGTCTTCCGGCCCCGCACAGGTGGGGCGGAGGCGGTGTCCAGGGCCCCACCGGCTCACCTCCGCCCGCGCGGAGAGGACCAGGGGATCGCGCGGAGGACCCAGAGATTCTCGCCGTCCCACCTACAGGTCGAGGACCGCCCACATCCTGCGCCCGTCCTCCGCCGCGTCCGTCCCGCACGACACGGCCCCCAGTCCGGTCAGCTCCGGCAGGACCGCGGTGTTCACGACCGTCAACCCGGTTCGGTGCGACAGGGCGACGACGAGCGCCTGCCGGTGCCGGTCCGCGAGGTGCACGGACACCCGCCGTCCGCCATCGGCAACCGCGGCACGCACCAAGGCCTCCGTCAGCCCGGCCGCGATCTGGTCGGCCTCCCGGTACCCCCACGCGTGCAACCGCTCCAGGACGAGTCCTGAAGCCTTCCGCGGGGCCCACGGGGCTGTCTCCAGCGACCAGTTCGCCGACCGCCGGTTCCGCACCAGCATCCGGGCCCTTGCTGTGCCTTCCAGGCTGGTGTCCGGGCGTTGCGGCTGCACCGGGCGTTTCGGCGGTGGCGGGGTCTTCGGCGGGTAGTCCGGAGTGTGCTCAACGGCGCCCACAGCAGCCTCCCGGCTCGAATACGAACCTCATCGTAGGACGGGCGTAGCGGCCGGCAGACGGGAACGGATCAACCGACCCGAACGACGGTGAGAGCGCGTGCCGTTCCGCGTCCCTTCTTCTTCGCCGGCCTCCACTCGGGCGGAGGTGAGCCGGACGATCGAGTGGTCGGACAGTACGGCCCGTACCCGCAGCGGCTGCGTGAGTAGTGCGAGGGCTTGGTGCCGCGGTTCCGGCCCGGCAGCCGGCGGCGGGAGACGCCGCGGGAGGACTTCGCCGACGGCCGCCAGGCCCTCGAGGAGCTCCGCGCCCAAAGCTGCCGCCCAGCCGCAGGAGCACCCGACTCGGCAGTGCCTAGCGGTACGCGGAAGGGTGCTCCTTCACCCGCCACGCCGACGTGCTGCTGGAGCTCGGGAGAACCACCGTCAACTACCCGGCATCATCGCCGCGGGCCGGAAGACTCAGTGTGTCTCCGGACGAGGGATGGATCGGTTAGTGTGCTCCGGCAACTGGCCACAGGAGAACCAGGTTCAGGACGACCGGCTTTGGGTGATCCCGGCTGTGGCGGAACGGGGTGGAGATGGATACGGCACTGCTGGGGGTGATCTGCGGCGCCGCTGGAACGGTGGTGGGAGCCGTGGTTGCCTACTTCGGCCCGCTCCAACTGGAACGGCGGCGGGAGCGACTGGAGCGCGAGGTGAGGACGGAGGACAGAGCCGCCGCCGACATCGCCCGGTACGTCAACGCTCGGACTGCCGCCGACCAGTGGCTGGACCTCCTGCGCAGGGGTTACCAGGCCGCGCTGGAGAGCCGTCTGGACATCGCCCGGTTCGATGAGGACGTTGTGCGCTGCTCCGACGAACTGCGCCTGCGTCTCACGGAGCTTGCCCATCTGGGCATGAGCGAGCCGAGGACGAACCCCGCTTTCACCGCGTTCCGCCGGGCGGCGGAAGAGATAAGGCGGCTGGCCGCCGACAGTGGCAGGGCGGACAAGGGCGACGGAGAGAGAACAGCGCTCCGCTGTCTGGAGGCGTGCGCGGCAGAGCGCACCGAATGGGCCAGGCAGGTGCTGGGCACGCTCAGCGCGCGTACGGGGCTCGGCCTCTCCTGCTGAGATGGCGGTAAGGGGAGAGGCGCGATGGCCGTACCGGTCCGAGGACTACATGGGGGCCTTCGGGAAGACCGACCTTGCGAAGTCGGCCACGTTGTCGCACCCCATGCCGCCGATCAAGGTGGATGGCTGGTCCGCATAGACAGTGGCCCGGCCGAACGACGTACGCCAGGTGACCTCACAGGCATGCGGATACTCGGACGCGTCTCCGTATGCCTGTGCTCCGGAGAGGCCCTTCAGATCGACCGGGTAGCGGTGGCGGTTCCGCTCGACCAGCTCAAGGGAGGCCGGGCCGTAGGCGAGCGTGTAGTACCCCTGGTAGCCATCCTCGGCACTGCCGAACTCAGCAGTTGCCCACTTGCAGGTCCGCACCCGCAGCGCCCCGCTGTCGTAGCCTCCGGGGCTTCCGGTGTCGGTGAGCTGATGATCTTGGATGAGCTTGTTGTCCAGCACGTCGCAGGGATTCATGGAGCGGGTCGTGGACGGGGGCCCCTCGCCGCGGTCGGGCCAGGCGGACGCGGTCCACGCCCCTGCGCCCGCCAGCATCATCCCAGCGGCGGCGACCAGGATGGTTCGCCGCCTACGCCCTGCTCCTCGGGAGGGTTCCTCCGGAGGCAACCGTGCAGCCTGGGCACGCCGGTGCTCGATCATGGCTCTCACCGGGTCGGGTAGCCAGGAGGCGTCCCCGACAGGGGTCGTGAATGTGGCCAGGGCCTCCTCAACCGTAGGTCGTCGTTCCGGGTCGTGGTCCAGGCATCGCGTCAGGAAAGGCAGCAACTCCTCCGGAACCCCTGCCAGATCAGGTTTCCCGTGGACGGTGCGGTACTGGAGAGCCAGCCCGTTTCCCTCGCCGTACGGGCTGCGGCCGCTCACCGCGTACACCAGCACACAGCCGAACGCGAAGATGTCGGAGGCGTGTCCGGTCTCCTCGCCCCGGCACTGCTCAGGGGACATGTACCCGGGCGTGCCCAGGATGGAGCTGGTGGCCGAGGCTCCGTCGAGAGCGCGGGAGATACCAAAGTCGATCACCCGTGGCCCGTCCTCGGCGAGGATCACGTTGCCGGGCTTGAGGTCACGGTGCACCAGCCCGCTGCGATGGATCGCAGCGAGCCCCTCCGCCAGTCCGGACCCAAGGACTCGCAGTGCGTCCGAGGGGAGAGGGCCGTAGTCCTGCACGGCCTGTTGCAGGGAAGGGCCTGGGATGTACGCGGTGA
The nucleotide sequence above comes from Streptomyces sp. NBC_01116. Encoded proteins:
- a CDS encoding serine/threonine-protein kinase is translated as MSDRQNVDSQLGAGDPRRIGSYRTVARLGRGGMGQVYLARSPGGRPVAVKVVAPELADDPEFRRRFALETEAARLVGGFYTAQVVEAAPDDARPWLVTAYIPGPSLQQAVQDYGPLPSDALRVLGSGLAEGLAAIHRSGLVHRDLKPGNVILAEDGPRVIDFGISRALDGASATSSILGTPGYMSPEQCRGEETGHASDIFAFGCVLVYAVSGRSPYGEGNGLALQYRTVHGKPDLAGVPEELLPFLTRCLDHDPERRPTVEEALATFTTPVGDASWLPDPVRAMIEHRRAQAARLPPEEPSRGAGRRRRTILVAAAGMMLAGAGAWTASAWPDRGEGPPSTTRSMNPCDVLDNKLIQDHQLTDTGSPGGYDSGALRVRTCKWATAEFGSAEDGYQGYYTLAYGPASLELVERNRHRYPVDLKGLSGAQAYGDASEYPHACEVTWRTSFGRATVYADQPSTLIGGMGCDNVADFARSVFPKAPM